Part of the Polaribacter sp. Hel1_33_78 genome is shown below.
GGTGTTCCGTTTTCTAGCTTAAAAAATATAAAACAAACGGCTATTTTTATCAATCAAAAGGAGGAAAGTTTACCAGTGGTAAACGATTGGGAAGATGTAACAATCAATTCTCATAAAGCTTGTTTAGCTGATAAAAAAACATTTGCTTCAAATTTTAAAGTGATTGAACAGGAATCTAATAAATTAAAGGCAAGAAGAATTTTACAGGATGTTGAGGGGAAGACATTGGTGATTAATCCACCTTTTCCAACAATGACAGAAAAAGAAATTGATGGTTCCTTTGATTTACCTTTTACGCGTTTACCGCATCCAAAATATGATAAACGTGGACCAATTCCTGCGTTTGAGATGATAAAATTCTCAATCAATATTCATAGAGGATGTTTCGGTGGTTGTAGTTTTTGTACTATTTCTGCCCATCAAGGAAAATTTATTGCGAGTAGAAGTCAAGAATCTGTTTTGAAAGAGATTGATAAAGTGGCAAATATGCCAGATTTTAAAGGTTACTTATCTGATATTGGCGGGCCTTCTGCAAATATGTATCAGATGAAAGGAAAAGTACAATCTATTTGCGATAAATGCGTTGCACCAAGTTGTATTTCGCCAGTAATTTGTTCTAATCTAGATACATCTCATAAACCATTGACGGAATTGTATCAAGCGGTTGATAAACATCCAAAGATTAAAAAATCTTTTATTGGAAGTGGAATTAGACATGATATGTTGGTGCCTGAATTTAATAAAAATGCAGATCCAAAAGAGTTAGATGCGTATACAGAAGAAGTAATGACAAAACACGTTTCTGGACGATTAAAAGTCGCGCCAGAACACACTTCTGATCCGGTTTTAAAGTTAATGCGTAAACCTTCGTTTAAGTATTTCCATATGTTTAAAGAACGTTTTGACAAAATAAATATAAAGAAAAAATTGAATTTACAATTGATTCCGTATTTTATTTCTAGTCATCCAGCCAGCGAAGTAGAAGATATGGCAAATTTAGCTGCAGAAACCAAAGATATGGGCTTTCAGCTTGAACAAGTGCAAGGTTTTACTCCGACGCCAATGACGGTGGCAACTGTAATTTATTATTCTGGATATCATCCTTATACACTAAAACCAACAAAAACTCCAAAATCAAAAAAGGAACGTGAAGATCAACATAAATTTTTCTTTTGGTACAAGAAAGAAAATAAAGATTGGATTCGGAATACTTTAAATAAAGTTGGAAGACAAGATTTATTAAAAGTATTATTACCAGATTCTAATTCTTGGAAAAAGAATAAAACGACTCATAAAGTAGCGCAGCATACTTTCGATGATGCGATTCCTTTTAACAAACGAAAAAAGAAAGTTAGCAGAGCTCCTAAAAAGAAAAGGAGGTAGTAATTTTTTTAAGTTGATTACTTTTTTAAATTTAGTTCCCAATAATTTGTATTTTTTTAGAGTTGGTTAATGTGATAAAGATTAAAGTCCACTTTTAAATCTTTCATGCTCTCCTTTAGAAATGGTAAAAATACTTTTTGTTGTAAAATAGTATTGTCATTATAAATAAGCTTGGTTTTATAAGTGTAAGGTCTTATTTCAAAATAGGTATACTTGTTTTTTATGCTATTTTAGTAATTACATTAGCTATCATAACCTTACTTTTTTAAATGTTTCTATTACAATTTTTATTTTTTCACAGCAATAAAAATATGAGGACTTAAAGAGCCTCTAAAAACTCATCATTTTGATTTATTTTCTTAATTTTTTCAAATACTATTTTTTTATATAACATGTGCTTAAAGGTGCTTTTTTAAGTTTTAAGGTATTGAATTTTAATGATTTAACCAAAAATAATTGTTAAATATTGGATTTTTAAGACCAGAACTATGAATTATTAGTATTTTTAGAAGGAATTATTTATACATCAAACTAATGAAATTTACCAAACTTGTTTTTTTATTGTTTTTTTCTGTAATAGTAAGCAGTAGCTCACAAGCGCAAGATTATTTTTTTAAAGACAAAGCTCCGTTTAATAAAGTCATTCCAACTCCAGAAGAATTTTTAGGATACCCTATTGGGGAACAACATACGAGACACGATTTAATTGTTGCCTACTTTTATAAACTTGCTGAAGTTTCTGATAGAGCAACTATAGAAGTGTATGGGAAAACTCACGAACAAAGAAAGTTAGTCATGCTAACAGTTTCTTCTCCAAAAAATTTAAGCAATTTAGAAAGTATTAAAAACCAGCATTTAGCTTTTGTTGATCCTAATAAAAATCCAAAAAACTATAATGATGTTCCAGTATTTATTCAATTAGGGTACAATGTTCATGGTAATGAACCATCGAGTTCAGAAGCAGCTTTATTAACTGCTTATACTTTAGTTGCATCAACAAATTCAGAAGTAATTAACTATTTAAATAAATCTATCATTTTTATAGATCCAACCATTAACCCAGACGGTAGAGATAGACATACGCAATGGGCTAATCAATTTAAAGCAAAAGCATTAGTGTCAGATAATATAGATGCAGAACATAATGAAGCTTGGCCTAGAGGAAGAACGAATCATTATTGGTTCGATTTAAATAGAGATTGGTTATTAGGAGTTCATCCAGAAAGTAAAGGAAAATTAAAATGGATGCATAGTTGGTATCCAAATGTGGTTACAGATTTCCATGAAATGGGCACAAATAGTAATCATTTTTTTGAACCTATGAAACCAATTGGTTCTTTGGATCCAATTATGCCAAAAGAAAATTATGAAGATTTGAATGATTTATTTGCTCCTTATTTTTCGAGCGCTTTAGATAAAATTGGCTCTTTTTATTATACAAAAGAATCGTTCGATGGAACCTATCCAGGTTATGGCTCTTCGTATCCAGATTTACAAGGAGGTTTAGCTTTGTTGTTTGAACAAGCAAGTTCTCGAGGACATGTGCAAGATACAGATTATGGTAAAATGACATTTGCATTTACTATTAGAAATCAATACACATCTGGTTTTGCAACTATAAAAGCTGCAGTTGAGAATAAAGCATTTTTAAGAAAGTACCAACAAACATTTTTTAAAACAGCAATATCACAGAAAGCAAAAACTGGTTTTGCTGGTTATGAGTTTGGAGATGCTTATGATATGAATCGGAATAAAGCATTTATAGAACAATTATTATCTCATAAGATAAAAGTTTATAAAAAAGGAAAAAAGTTTGTTGTTCCTTTAAAACAAGCTCAACATAGAATGGTACAAACTATGTTCGAAACATATTCTAAATATAGAGATAGTGTGTATTATGATGCTTCGGCTTGGAGCGTTGCTAATTTCTACAATATGAAATCTAAAGGATTGAAATCTGTAAAATTAGGAGCAGAAATTAAATCCGTAAATGGAATCGTAAACAATACAAAAATTAAAAAATCTAGTTATGCTTATATTTTAGATTGGGACGATTATTATACCCCCGCAGCATTGTATTATATGCAATCTAAAGGATTAACTGTTGCATCGGCTTTCAAGCCTTTTACTATCAGCACGAATAATGGAAATAAAAGTTTTAACTACGGAAGTTTATTAATTCCGATTAGCAAACAAAAAAAATCAAGTGCAGAAGTATATAAGATTGTTTCAGCAGCGCAGACCAAATATGATATTCCTGTTTTTGGAACTAATAGTGGTTATAGTATTAAAGGGATTGATTTAGGATCTAATAATTTTAGAGCCTTAACAAAGCCTAAAGTAGCTATGTTAGTTGGCGAAGGTGTAAATTCTTTAGAAGCAGGAGAAGTTTGGCATTTACTAGATACGAGAATAGACATGCCAATTACAAAAGTTAGAATGAATAATTTTAGAAGAGCAAATCTAGATAAGTATAATACACTTGTAATGGTGTCTGGGAACTATTCGCAATTAGATTCAATACAAAGGCTAAAATTAAAAAATTGGGTTTCTAAAGGAAATACCATTGTCACCATTGCGGGTGGATCTAAATGGCTGATTGATAAAAAAATAGTAAAAGAAAGTTTGACTAAAAAACCGAAAGTTAAAGATAAAAAGAAAGAAGAAATTAAACGGTTACCATTTGTAGATGCTAGAGAGAATAAAGGAAGAGAAAGAGTGGGAGGGATAATTTTAGAAGTAGATTTAGACTTAACACATCCTTTAGGTTTTGGTTATCGATCAGAAAAATTACCAGTTTATAAAAACAACATGATATTTTTATCTCCAAGTAAAAACGCATATGCTACTGTTGCAAAGTATACTAATAATCCTCACATAGACGGATTTATCACTCAAAAGAATTTAGATACTTTTATTAAACCTTCAGCATCTTTATTAGTAAGTAAAATTGGCAAAGGAAGAGCAGTTTTATTTGCAGATAATCCTAACTTTAGAGGTGCTTGGTACGGAACCAATAAATTGTTTTTAAACGCACTTTTTTTAGGTAATAAATTTAATTAAAACAACGAACTTAAGTTTACGATAATGACAAAAAAACTAATAATAATCTTCGCTTTCATTTTTAGCTTGCAAGGATTTTCACAAAAAGAATATTTAGGAGATGGACCTTATTCTCAATTAATCATAAGAGGTGTAATGTTAATAAATGGAGATGGTTCTCCGCCCCGTGGGCCAATGGATATTGTTGTCGAAAACAATAAAATTGTAGACATGCAAATTGTTGGTTACCCAGGTGTAAAAATTAATGAAAAGAAAAGACCAATATTAAAAAAAGGGGGCAAAGAATTAGATGCAAACGGAATGTATTTGTTACCAGGTTTTATAGATATGCATGGTCATATTGGTGGCGAAGCCCAAGGAGCTAATCCAGAATATGTTTTTAAATTGTGGATGTCTCATGGAGTTACAACCGTTAGACAACCAAGTGGGCGTAACGCAATTGAACTAAAACGCCAAAGTGCTGAGAATAAAATTGTAGCTCCAAGAATTTTTGAATATACTGGCTTTGGTTCGGGAAGTAAAAAACCAATTACAACTGTAAAACAGGCGAAAGAATGGGTTAGGTTGAATGCAGAAAATGGAGCTGATGGAATTAAATTTTTTGGAGCAGAACCAGAAATAATGGCTGCTGCAATTGAAGAAAATAAAAAATTGGGATTAAGATCTACTGCCCATCATGCACAATTAAGTGTTGCACGATGGAATGTTCTGCATTCCGCTAGAGCAGGGATGACATCAATGGAGCATTGGTATGGATTACCAGAAGCATTATTTAATGACAGAACCATTCAAAACTATCCTTTAGATTATAATTATCAAAATGAACAACATCGTTTTGAAGAAGCTGGAAAATTATGGAGACAAGCTGCAAAACCTTACTCTGACCATTGGAATAAAGTAATGGATGAATTATTGAGTTTAGATTTTACACTAGATCCAACCTTTAATATTTATGAGGCTAGTAGGGATTTACAACGCGCAAGACGTGCGGAATGGCATGAAGATTATACATTACCTTCTCTCTGGAAATTTTATGAACCTAGTAAAATATCACATGGGAGTTATTGGCATTATTGGGGAACTGAGCAAGAAGTTGAATGGAAAGAGAATTTTAAACTTTGGATGACTTTTGTAAACGAATATAAAAATAGAGGAGGTCGTGTAACAGTTGGTACAGATTCTGGTTTCATTTATCAATTATATGGTTTTGCATATGCAAGAGAACTTGAATTATTGCGCGAAGCAGGATTTCATCCTTTAGAAGTAATACGAGCAGCGACCTTAAATGGTGCTGAAGCATTGGGTTGGGATCATAAAATTGGCTCAGTACAAATTGGGAAATTAGCAGATTTTGTTATAGTTGAAGAGAACCCTTTAGTCAACTTAAAAGTTTTGTATGGAACAGGTGCAATTAAATTAACAAAAGACAATGAAGTGGTTCGTGTTGGTGGTGTAAAATATACTATTAAAGATGGTATTGTATATGATGCAAAACGATTATTAGCGGACGTAAAAAGAATGGTTGATAAGGAAAAAGTAAAAACGAATTGGAAGTTGAAACAGCCTGGTATTAAGGATTAGGTTTCAGATTAAAATTATAATGATTAAGGTAGTAATTAATTAAAAAGATCAGATATATATTGGTTGAATTCCACCAATCAAAATGCTGTTTTTTATTCCCTCATGGAGGTCAATAGATAAGAACTTTAAAACAAGAAAATAGATTTCATGCCTAAAAATATGGTGAAAAGTTAGACCAGAATTTAACTTTGATAAACTCCTATACTTAATTGTTTTTATTTAAATAATTCGCTAAATATACACTTGTAGCTGCGCAAGCCTGTAATAGGTATCCACCAGTTGGAGCATCCCAATCTAACATTTCGCCATTGCAAAATTGATTGGGTATTTTTTTAAGTTCAAAATGTTCAGAAAGTGCAGTTAAATCAATTCCTCCAACTGTGGAGATTGCTTCATCAATGGATGCCATATTTATTATTTCTAAAGGAAATTTTTTAATGTTTTTTGCTAATGATGCTGTATTTAAATAAGAATCTTTGGGTAGAGATATTTTTAATAAGTCTATTTTAGGAGCGCTCAGCTTGAGTTCTTTTTTTAAAATCTGTGTTGTATTTCTATAAGTAGATGATTTTATTTTGGAATGAACTTTTTCTAATGTTAAGGAGGGTTTAAAATCGATAAAAATAGTTGCTTTTGATTTTGAAGATAACTGTTCTCTAATTTGCGGACTCAATCCGTAAATAGCATTTCCTTCTAATCCAAACCTAGTAATAACGGCCTCTCCTTTTTGAATAATAGCGCTACAAGAAATAGCAATATTTTTTAGAGGAATTCCTTCGTTTTTTTCTATAAAATTAGGACTCCAATCAATTTTATATCCGCAGTTAGATGCTTGAAATGGTTTGGTTTTGATTCCTTTTTTAGAAAAAGTATCTAGCCAACTTCCATCAGATCCAGTGACTTTCCAGCTTCCGCCGCCTAGAGAGAAGATGGTGTAATCTGTTTGTAATGATATGTTATTAATAATTGGGTTATTATGATTATCCCAATCAGAGAAAGTGTGCTCATATTTTATAATAACTCCTTTTTCTTTGAGATGTTTTAGAATTACACTCAGTACTTCAATAGGTTTAATTCCCTCTTTTGGGTAAACTCTTTTACTGCTCCCTACGTATGTTGGAATCCCAATTTGATCGAGCCAATTTCTAAAATCAGTATTGGTGAAATGAAGCAGAGCTTTATCTAAAAAATCATTTGACGTGTAGCGTTTTATAAGCTGCTCAGTTGGTTCGGAATGCGTTAAGTTAAAACCACCTTTACCCGCAACTAAAAATTTACGACCAACTGTTTTGTTTTTTTCATAGATGGTAATTTTAAATTTTTTAGCATCTAAAAAAGCAGCTAATAAAAAAGCTGATGGTCCACCACCCAAAATAGCAATCTGTTTTTTCATGACACAAAAATAGTTGTTGTTAAAATGTTTAAAACGGTTTTATAAAATTATTTTATTTATTCCGAGTAATCAGTACCTAAAATAAAAGAAATAATATTAGAATCGTTGACTTTACTTTCTTGTTTAAATAAATTATTTTCAACTTGGTTTTTATCAGTTGTATAGGATTCGTTCCCCCTAATTACTCCAAGCTATAGGCGGATGTAATATTCAGTTTAATGCCTTATCTCAGATGTTAAGGGAGTTACATTTTTTAAAGTTTAGGTATAAACCAAGTCATTTTCTTATAACAAGCATCATTTGATTAATATTCATAATTTTGAGTACGGTTTGTACCCAATACTAGGCCTCTTTTTTATTTCGATACTTTCCTCTTGGAGCATTACCCTCATGAAGTATAATCTCGGAATGTAGTAACTGAGCAGCCTCTGCAGAGCTCTTCACTTTAGAAGCACTGCGGACTAGCATTTCTGCTTCAAATTCAAGTAATACACTTTTCCGAATTCCATTTTCTCTCCATTTAGATGCGGGTGTGCATCGTTTTGATATTCCTCGAGCCAATGACAAGGAATCTAACAATGCCTGATTTGCACCTTGACCTTTGAAGGGGCTCATTGGGTGAGCAGCATCGCCAATTAGCGTTACTTTAGTAGCATTTTCGAACAATTCTGGTTTGAGTAGTTCACGGTCATACACGGGATATCCGGAAATTTGTGCTTCGTTGGTAGCTGAAATAATCTGAGGAATAGGATTGTGCCACTGAGTTCTTCGACACGCTTCTTCCTTAAGTGCTTTTGTTCCTTCGGTATTCAATTCTTTAGCTTCTTTTTCTGATAAAGGAAAACTAAGTTGCCACATTATTGAATCGGAGTCATAGGGCATCATATAGATTCGTTCGTTACCATTAGCGGTTTGAAATACTGTAGCCGAATCTAGTAAAGAACTTTCAATACCCTCAAGATTCTTTAATGGAGAAATTCCTAAAATTACTATGCAACCGAGATAACGTAAAGGGCTAATATCCTCACCAATTAATAGTTTTCTAACGGTACTACGAATTCCATCAGCTCCAACTATAAGGTCTGCTTGGGCGTTCTTTATCTCGTTTTTGACTTGAAAGTTTAGCGTTACACCTTCATTCTCAGATTCCTTAAAACTCAGTAATTGGTGCCCCCATTTTACAACATTATATCCACCGAGCTGCTCAAGCAGTGCTAAACGCAAAGATTGTCTA
Proteins encoded:
- a CDS encoding YgiQ family radical SAM protein — its product is MQETKKHQLTDWLPTTNKEVKIRGWDQLDVILFSGDAYVDHPSFGPAVIGRILESYGLRVAIVPQPSVTDNLQDFEKLGKPRLFFGATGGCMDPMVSNYTASKRRRDKDAYTPNGDKGFRPDYATSVYSKILKEKFPDVPVLIGGIEASLRRVTHYDYWSDKLLPTILETSKADMLVYGMGEQPLREIVELLQKGVPFSSLKNIKQTAIFINQKEESLPVVNDWEDVTINSHKACLADKKTFASNFKVIEQESNKLKARRILQDVEGKTLVINPPFPTMTEKEIDGSFDLPFTRLPHPKYDKRGPIPAFEMIKFSINIHRGCFGGCSFCTISAHQGKFIASRSQESVLKEIDKVANMPDFKGYLSDIGGPSANMYQMKGKVQSICDKCVAPSCISPVICSNLDTSHKPLTELYQAVDKHPKIKKSFIGSGIRHDMLVPEFNKNADPKELDAYTEEVMTKHVSGRLKVAPEHTSDPVLKLMRKPSFKYFHMFKERFDKINIKKKLNLQLIPYFISSHPASEVEDMANLAAETKDMGFQLEQVQGFTPTPMTVATVIYYSGYHPYTLKPTKTPKSKKEREDQHKFFFWYKKENKDWIRNTLNKVGRQDLLKVLLPDSNSWKKNKTTHKVAQHTFDDAIPFNKRKKKVSRAPKKKRR
- a CDS encoding M14 family zinc carboxypeptidase gives rise to the protein MKFTKLVFLLFFSVIVSSSSQAQDYFFKDKAPFNKVIPTPEEFLGYPIGEQHTRHDLIVAYFYKLAEVSDRATIEVYGKTHEQRKLVMLTVSSPKNLSNLESIKNQHLAFVDPNKNPKNYNDVPVFIQLGYNVHGNEPSSSEAALLTAYTLVASTNSEVINYLNKSIIFIDPTINPDGRDRHTQWANQFKAKALVSDNIDAEHNEAWPRGRTNHYWFDLNRDWLLGVHPESKGKLKWMHSWYPNVVTDFHEMGTNSNHFFEPMKPIGSLDPIMPKENYEDLNDLFAPYFSSALDKIGSFYYTKESFDGTYPGYGSSYPDLQGGLALLFEQASSRGHVQDTDYGKMTFAFTIRNQYTSGFATIKAAVENKAFLRKYQQTFFKTAISQKAKTGFAGYEFGDAYDMNRNKAFIEQLLSHKIKVYKKGKKFVVPLKQAQHRMVQTMFETYSKYRDSVYYDASAWSVANFYNMKSKGLKSVKLGAEIKSVNGIVNNTKIKKSSYAYILDWDDYYTPAALYYMQSKGLTVASAFKPFTISTNNGNKSFNYGSLLIPISKQKKSSAEVYKIVSAAQTKYDIPVFGTNSGYSIKGIDLGSNNFRALTKPKVAMLVGEGVNSLEAGEVWHLLDTRIDMPITKVRMNNFRRANLDKYNTLVMVSGNYSQLDSIQRLKLKNWVSKGNTIVTIAGGSKWLIDKKIVKESLTKKPKVKDKKKEEIKRLPFVDARENKGRERVGGIILEVDLDLTHPLGFGYRSEKLPVYKNNMIFLSPSKNAYATVAKYTNNPHIDGFITQKNLDTFIKPSASLLVSKIGKGRAVLFADNPNFRGAWYGTNKLFLNALFLGNKFN
- a CDS encoding amidohydrolase family protein — its product is MTKKLIIIFAFIFSLQGFSQKEYLGDGPYSQLIIRGVMLINGDGSPPRGPMDIVVENNKIVDMQIVGYPGVKINEKKRPILKKGGKELDANGMYLLPGFIDMHGHIGGEAQGANPEYVFKLWMSHGVTTVRQPSGRNAIELKRQSAENKIVAPRIFEYTGFGSGSKKPITTVKQAKEWVRLNAENGADGIKFFGAEPEIMAAAIEENKKLGLRSTAHHAQLSVARWNVLHSARAGMTSMEHWYGLPEALFNDRTIQNYPLDYNYQNEQHRFEEAGKLWRQAAKPYSDHWNKVMDELLSLDFTLDPTFNIYEASRDLQRARRAEWHEDYTLPSLWKFYEPSKISHGSYWHYWGTEQEVEWKENFKLWMTFVNEYKNRGGRVTVGTDSGFIYQLYGFAYARELELLREAGFHPLEVIRAATLNGAEALGWDHKIGSVQIGKLADFVIVEENPLVNLKVLYGTGAIKLTKDNEVVRVGGVKYTIKDGIVYDAKRLLADVKRMVDKEKVKTNWKLKQPGIKD
- a CDS encoding NAD(P)-dependent oxidoreductase, producing the protein MKKQIAILGGGPSAFLLAAFLDAKKFKITIYEKNKTVGRKFLVAGKGGFNLTHSEPTEQLIKRYTSNDFLDKALLHFTNTDFRNWLDQIGIPTYVGSSKRVYPKEGIKPIEVLSVILKHLKEKGVIIKYEHTFSDWDNHNNPIINNISLQTDYTIFSLGGGSWKVTGSDGSWLDTFSKKGIKTKPFQASNCGYKIDWSPNFIEKNEGIPLKNIAISCSAIIQKGEAVITRFGLEGNAIYGLSPQIREQLSSKSKATIFIDFKPSLTLEKVHSKIKSSTYRNTTQILKKELKLSAPKIDLLKISLPKDSYLNTASLAKNIKKFPLEIINMASIDEAISTVGGIDLTALSEHFELKKIPNQFCNGEMLDWDAPTGGYLLQACAATSVYLANYLNKNN
- a CDS encoding NAD(P)/FAD-dependent oxidoreductase is translated as MEKTECKENYWIICENCKGDGKKRKKPRKKTRLHYQAALNQFKKTDCEGMAPELPIGQIHPCLKCKGSGLIHSASQSLPNKENYPHVAIIGGGIGGVALAVACLHRGIPFTLYERDHSFDTRSQGYGLTLQQASKALKGFGIAQLKEGITSTRHVVHTTDGKIIGEWGVRKWGRTETKKSPRHTNIHIARQSLRLALLEQLGGYNVVKWGHQLLSFKESENEGVTLNFQVKNEIKNAQADLIVGADGIRSTVRKLLIGEDISPLRYLGCIVILGISPLKNLEGIESSLLDSATVFQTANGNERIYMMPYDSDSIMWQLSFPLSEKEAKELNTEGTKALKEEACRRTQWHNPIPQIISATNEAQISGYPVYDRELLKPELFENATKVTLIGDAAHPMSPFKGQGANQALLDSLSLARGISKRCTPASKWRENGIRKSVLLEFEAEMLVRSASKVKSSAEAAQLLHSEIILHEGNAPRGKYRNKKEA